GTCATTGGAGCGTTATACATTTTTCTTACGTGAACTGTTTTGCATTTTCCTTCATCCCTTTGACCGTCATTATTCAAATACATTGATTCAAATACATTACATTCAATGCATCATCTTATTTTGGAAAGAACATGCTGATATTTTCTGCCATCTTTGGCGCAAGATTGCAATAACTATTTACCGATTGTGGACTAAACTGTTGGCATAAATTCTGCACAAGTTTGTTGCATATTGATGAGTGTGAATGGGCTAGTTGATATACAAGGCGCAGTGCACAGCTGGTGGTGCTGAAATAGCAAGGCTCCACTACGTTTTCTTTGCAATGACTCGCGTAACAGTTCGTGGTCCTGAAACTGTATGGGCTGGCACCGTTTTAAGGGTTACCACAGGTTAGTGAGAagcatgagctggcgcacaccccAAAACGGTTAGTATCGGTGCTGGCTAACGGAGCGTAAACTGTACACTATACATTAATGGGCGCTTATATATGTTATAGATAGAGTGTAGGACTCGCTTTATTTTATATAGTATATGGTTACATCAGGCTAACATCAGTATTATGGGGCCTTCTACCTATTTTTTTTAGCTTACAATATGTCAAAGTTGAAGTGCATTGCGGTTGTATTCCCCATTATTGTAATCTTGCTGCTTCGGGAAACATTTGAGTGAGGAATAGCCCTATTATACAAGTTCAGCAAACCGAGAGTGACATTTTGACCAACTAACATGAACTTTAATTTGATCATGCTCTGTAGGTAATGTAACAGTTACATTCAAAATGTGTTTTGTGGATTTGGGCTAGCTAGCCTATGCGGCCTAACAATTGTCTTCTGGAAATGTGTATTTTAAACAATGTATGGCTACAGTGGCGTATGAACGCAATTATAACGGGTTATAGGCCTAGAGCAAACAAAGCCATCATCACAACATACAGTAGATTGTAATATGGCATTTTTCCTGGTTTGACTCCCctagtgattttacccacgtaCGCCACTGCCTTCAAAACGCAGGGCTCACGGTTATTCAAATGACATATTCACTGCAGTTTACAGACTAGAGTTTTGTACTCACTTGAAAACAAAAATACAATTCATCATTGCATTGTATTATTGGATAGGGCGAATACTTGGAGAGTCTGGAGAGCGCACAGAGTGCACCTGTCTTTTGATAATCAgatgttgttttttaaatttgcGACTAGATTATCTGCAGTAGGCCTCGTCTACCGTATGTAGGCCCACTGTTTCTAAAAGATATAGCAAAATAGCCTATCTCAAATAACATGTAGCCTACCGGATCATGTGAAGACACAATGTGTGAAATTAACTGAAGAAGAAAGTCTGAAGTGATGATGAAGACGAACTTTAAGACAAAAATGATATGCCATCTGTCCTGTAGCCTATAAATAATGATCCGccatttatacattttttttaaagcaggtGGTTAAATGTTGACACTATTTGATTGCGATAGTATGCTCTGCCCTCGCAcctttttttaaaacttttttttaaaaatatttaatttgtgGAACACTGAAGCAGAGTTTAAATAACGCGGGCATATTTTTAGGAGAAGGACTGATCATGTTTCCCACTGAATTTGGTCAGGCTGACCTGATTGCATTTACATGGAGCTGGAACACAATGCGAGCTAATCCCTCTCTGGAGGTGGTTAGGCAAATCTGTTTACATTTTGAACACGCGCATTGTGCGCATATAGACCTTGCATTAACATGTGTTTCTTGTTATGCGAATGCCAATGTGCATACAGCTCGCATTTTTTATGCAAGGTTTAAATGGGGTGTGAGTGTGCGCACACTTGTGATTATTTCATGTGCATGTCCACATGAATCATCATTTTAATCGTGCCTACTGTAACCAGCCCCTCGTGGAGTACAGCGAATGTCTAACACCCTCACACCTACCAGTCTGTTTGAGTTATACTTCCACTCCTTGTCACTCCTTGTCATGGTAAACACACATTGTCTACAGGGAATGGAATGTTACCAAAACAGGTTCTGGATTTCACACTACACCAGGGTTAGGGTCAATTTGAATAGAAGTCAGTCAATGAAGGAAGTTATTTGAATAAAACATTAAAAAGTGGAAAAACATATACTTAAATAAATAGCTTCCCCTTTTCAGTTTATTGAAAAGTCATTGAAAATGGATGCCCTTTTTAGCCTCTTTCATGGATGACTGACTTTCGTAATTGTTACAAGAATCATGTGTGCCACTGTATTttcagagagaaaagagggaaaaGGCAAGTAGAAAGAGTTAAAGTGTGACAGTGTCACCCACCAGACCGTTCTTCATCAGGTCCGCCCACATGCTGGTGCCATCCCCTCCCCTCATCAGCACATTGTAGATGAAGAAGTAGGTGCCGGGGATCTTGCACGTGAACTTGCCAAGCGAGCTATCGTAGTTATCCCCCAGGTTGGTGACCACATCGTCAAACTTCAGGACCTCGTAACCCTCCTGGGGGTTCCGGAGTCCCGCAGAGAAAGCCACCCGTGGCGTGGTGCTGTAGGTGGCTGTGGCGATGGCTCCTTGGCCCCCCAGACCCAGTATCCCCGTCTTCAAAGCGTCTCCTCTGTCCCCTGGGGGTCCTTTGGGCCCAGGCGGACCGGGCTCTCCGGGTGGTCCTGGGGGTCCGGGTTTCCCAGGCCGTCCGGGCTTTCCCTGTGAACCATGGCCACCATAGGTGGGCATTGGCGGGCCGATGCTGTGGTCAATCAGCTCCTCAGCCTCTGCTTCCGCCTGGAGGCCCGTGGTGGAGGTAGCTTTCCCTGTGCCCCCTGAGTCCAGATAGGGATCGCACACCATGCGGCAGGTGCCTAGCATCTCAAAGTGGCTGGCGTCGTCTGTGCCCACTGAGCTGACCAGCACGGGGATGAGGACCACCAGCACCAGGACTAGCATGACCCCCACGGCGGCTGCCACCAGGGTCTTCCTCCCAATGCTGAGCCGCGGAAGGGGCTGCGCTGCCAGCGTGGAGCTCTCCGGGGCGGGAATGGTGGCTCCTGGGTAGTGGGCCGCTGTCCACCTGCGAGACCAGGGATGCGCTTAGGATTCCCGGTAGAGACGCAAGACAGCGCGTGAgtgagggagcagagggagaagaggaaaaaATTTGTGGGAAGGGGTAGACAGAGATCAAAatcagagggagaagagagagaaggatggagaaagagaggcagaggaagacAGATATAAAAAGAAGAGGAagcaagaggaagagaaggagcaaAATGCACTCACACTCACCGCTGACTCAAATGTATATGACTCAGGGTTGGGGGAAAACAAGAGGTGGGGCCTCgttcctgggagagagagagagagagagagatgagaatccTCTTTATGTTGCTGAACTGTCACTTTACTGAGAAGCTCTGCGggtgaaagacagagagcgagagagagagagaatcttatTTACTGAGCAGCTTTGGGGGCTTCCCTGAGGTGAGAGGAttgaaaaacacagacacaaaTTTTTCATCCAAACAAATAAAACACCTATTCGTCTGTACATATCTTGGGGTCACTGTGCTTCATTGAAATATAAACTATAACACACTATCACAGATTATTGTGAAATAGACACAAATTACTTATAAAATAATTTGtgacaggcacacacacctgtgttACACGGTTTCTATCACAAAGCATTTCATGTGTATTAAACTATTTCCTTTCTTCATAACACATTTGTGTATATTacacaaattccaatttgttgtggctaacattagctaggctagctaggtggctaatactagggttaggggttaaggttagggttaggtttaggggttaaggttggGTAACATGCAAGTTAAGTAGTTaaagggttggggttaaggttatgctaaagagttaaggttaggttagggttaagagaagggttagctaacatgcgaagtagttgcaaagtagtgaAAAGTAGTAAGttgttgcaaagttgctaattagttataatgctaaagttgtccttgATGAGATTggaacacgcaacctttgggttactagACTTTCCGTTTTATGCCCACCCATCCTCTACGACCAACCACCATTCACCATTGTTTCTGTAACCTAATGTCTTTACCTGTGAttgaaatgcactgtatacaaaaTTGTGTACTGCACACAAGGAAATACACTTTTTTTGTGTGCCTGTCACGAATTTCCAAGAAGCAATTTGTGTCTATTTCACAATAACCTGTGATACTGGGTTGTAAAACTCATATAATCCGGGGCTGCAGGAAGTGCATCTGTGTAAATATTAAAGATGCACTATAAAGAAATCGCTCCACCATGTCTTGATctgtggttaggctattagctggccaaaatgaggctacatgaaaagtgcaatacaaTTAATAAAACCATGTGTTAGTGCAGGTTTTCAGTGAATTAATGTCAATCATGAAGCTCATTTGCATTTCCCTTCGGCGCAggaaaaattctcagcaacaacagagtgatcaaatttaGATCAACATCTGTAGAACTTAACATAAGTTACTGTATCTTTAACTTTGACCTTAGTAGAGTATAGGGGTGCTATTGTGCCAAAAGGAGTAAATGGATAGAAATATTTTCCAGAAACAACTTTGTTGAACAGAAAGGGgtacacctccacacacacccacGAGCAAAAGTATATTGTTTGACTAAAACAAAGGATTTGTGTGGTGTTCATTAAATAAGAAATTTAAAAAAGCCTAAATTGGATGTGAACAATTGACTTCCATACGGGATCTTAAAACAGCATGTCTAGCTTCTTGGCCATTTATTATTAACACTGTCCTTCATGTAAAATGTTTAgtc
This DNA window, taken from Oncorhynchus nerka isolate Pitt River linkage group LG23, Oner_Uvic_2.0, whole genome shotgun sequence, encodes the following:
- the LOC115106659 gene encoding C1q-related factor-like, giving the protein MLVLVLVVLIPVLVSSVGTDDASHFEMLGTCRMVCDPYLDSGGTGKATSTTGLQAEAEAEELIDHSIGPPMPTYGGHGSQGKPGRPGKPGPPGPPGEPGPPGPKGPPGDRGDALKTGILGLGGQGAIATATYSTTPRVAFSAGLRNPQEGYEVLKFDDVVTNLGDNYDSSLGKFTCKIPGTYFFIYNVLMRGGDGTSMWADLMKNGLVRASAIAQDQDQSYDYASNSVILHLDAGDAVFIKLDGGKAHGGNSNKYSTFSGFILYAD